Genomic DNA from Tenuifilum sp. 4138str:
TGCGCTTGCTGAAATCTACGTTAACCATAAGCTGGACTTGGCTTTTCCCAATCCTAATACTTTCATTGACTGCTTTAACCGAAACAACCATTACCTGTGGGATAAGTACCTAAAAGGTGAGTTGACTAAGGAAGTTCTTCGCTACAAGCGGTTTGAGATTACCTTGGCTGAGTATGGTATTGAAAGCAAACCCCTTGCCGAAACCATTGGCGATGAGTACTTAACCTTAATGCCCTTAAAAACTGCGCTAATCCCCGGTACTCGTGAAACTCTCGATTACTTGGCCAATAGGTATAAGCTACACGTTATCTCAAACGGGTTTAAAGAGGTTCAGCTACCTAAGCTGCAAAGAAGCAACATTGATAAGTACTTTGAGTGGGTTGTAACATCGGAACACTCAGGATTCCACAAGCCCGATAAGCGAGCCTTTGGGTATGCACTATCAAAGGCTAACGCCCGTAAGGGTGAGAGTATTATGATAGGCGACGACCTTGAGATAGATATACTGGGAGCAAAGAAGTTCGGTATGGATCAAATTTACTTCAACCCCAAAAGCAACCCTCACCAGGCCAAAGTTACCTTTGAGGTGAGGGAGCTAGTTGAGATTAAAAAAATCCTTTAACCCTAAAAAGGTATATTGGTATTATCAATTCCCTTACCGGGATTAAACGTAAAATCGTCAACAGGGTCGTTGTTCATCTTTGAGCTAAAGGTAACGGGGGCTGAGGATGTATAGGTAGGGGTAATAGTATTGGGAATAATAGTCATATCGTCCAAATCGGAGAATTTAGCCATTTCCTTCTGGAATCGCAGTCGAACATCATCAACTGCACCGTTACGGTGCTTGGCAACAATTATTTCAGCAATGCCAAGGGTTGAATTGCCGTCATCGTCAACATCAAAGCCATAGTACTCAGGGCGGTGAATAAAAATAACCACGTCAGCATCCTGCTCAATGGCACCTGACTCCCTGAGGTCAGAGAGTTGAGGGCGTTTGTTCCCCCCTCGGGTTTCAACTGAACGGTTTAGCTGCGAAAGGGCAATGATAGGAATATCGAGTTCCTTTGCAATTGCCTTTAGCGACCGGGAAATGGTGCTAACCTCCTGCTCTCGGTTACCCTTGGTATCGGTTGGGCCGGTCATCAGCTGTAGGTAGTCAATAATCACTATTCCTATGTTGTGTTGCGCCTTAAGCCTCCTACATTTAGCCCTTAGCTCAAATATGGAGAGTGCGGGGGTATCATCAATAAAAATCTTGGCATCGGCTAGCTGCTTGGTTTTAACGGTTAGCTGAGTCCATTCGTCATTCGATAGCTTTCCGTTGCGTATCTTTTCCGAGGGGATGCCCGATTCAGCAATGATCAAACGGTTTACCAGCTGAATGTTTGACATTTCAAGGGAGAAGAATGCCACAGGAACTTCGTACTCTACAGCCATATTGCGCGCCATGGATAGTACAAATGCTGTTTTACCCATTGATGGGCGCGCTGCCACAATAATTAAGTCCGATTTTTGCCAACCCGAGGTTAACCTATCCAAATCGGTAAATCCAGTCGGAACTCCGCTAAGACCATCCTCGCGCTTACCAGCCTCCTCTATCTGCTTGAATGCTTTAACTACAATGTTGCTAATGGGTTGAGTATCGCTTTTAATATTACCCTCTGCCACCTTAAAGAGTTCCATTTCGGAGTAGTCCAGCAGCTCATCAACATCAATATCATCCTCAAACGAACGTCGTTCAATATCGGTGGCAACGCGAATAAGTTCCCGCTGAATATACTTTTGTGCAATAATCTTTGAGTGATACTCAAGGTGTGCTGCAGATCCCACCTTGGAGCTAAGCTCAGTGATGTACGCTGCCCCACCAACCTCATCGAGCTTGGACTGTTTACGCAACTCCTCGGTTACCGTGAAAATATCGATTGGTTCAAGCCTTGCCGATAAATCCTGAATGGCTTTAAAAATAATCTGGTGTGTTTCCTTATAGAAACATTCGGGCTTAAGGATCTCGCTTGC
This window encodes:
- a CDS encoding YjjG family noncanonical pyrimidine nucleotidase, producing MILNFFFKHNAYKHIFFDLDRTLWDFEQNMRDALAEIYVNHKLDLAFPNPNTFIDCFNRNNHYLWDKYLKGELTKEVLRYKRFEITLAEYGIESKPLAETIGDEYLTLMPLKTALIPGTRETLDYLANRYKLHVISNGFKEVQLPKLQRSNIDKYFEWVVTSEHSGFHKPDKRAFGYALSKANARKGESIMIGDDLEIDILGAKKFGMDQIYFNPKSNPHQAKVTFEVRELVEIKKIL
- the dnaB gene encoding replicative DNA helicase gives rise to the protein MAGDRKSTGKKPYSPAKPMVSELGKVPPQAVDIEQAVLGAIMVEKDGVIIASEILKPECFYKETHQIIFKAIQDLSARLEPIDIFTVTEELRKQSKLDEVGGAAYITELSSKVGSAAHLEYHSKIIAQKYIQRELIRVATDIERRSFEDDIDVDELLDYSEMELFKVAEGNIKSDTQPISNIVVKAFKQIEEAGKREDGLSGVPTGFTDLDRLTSGWQKSDLIIVAARPSMGKTAFVLSMARNMAVEYEVPVAFFSLEMSNIQLVNRLIIAESGIPSEKIRNGKLSNDEWTQLTVKTKQLADAKIFIDDTPALSIFELRAKCRRLKAQHNIGIVIIDYLQLMTGPTDTKGNREQEVSTISRSLKAIAKELDIPIIALSQLNRSVETRGGNKRPQLSDLRESGAIEQDADVVIFIHRPEYYGFDVDDDGNSTLGIAEIIVAKHRNGAVDDVRLRFQKEMAKFSDLDDMTIIPNTITPTYTSSAPVTFSSKMNNDPVDDFTFNPGKGIDNTNIPF